In Devosia sp. XK-2, one DNA window encodes the following:
- a CDS encoding serine hydroxymethyltransferase yields MTDRDVLFEFVQMGQQMRVAAIDEATGTEVVVITPLNATKLQMQRVAMAKLKRKLEQGTSAPAPSPGKFA; encoded by the coding sequence ATGACCGACCGCGATGTTCTGTTCGAATTTGTTCAGATGGGACAGCAGATGCGCGTGGCCGCCATTGACGAGGCGACCGGCACCGAAGTCGTTGTTATCACCCCGCTCAATGCCACAAAGCTGCAAATGCAGCGCGTTGCCATGGCCAAGCTCAAGCGCAAGCTGGAGCAGGGGACGTCTGCCCCTGCGCCGTCGCCCGGCAAATTTGCCTGA
- the glyA gene encoding serine hydroxymethyltransferase, which produces MSAAQSSSIFPKFFSNTLAETDAEIAEAIGLELGRQQHEIELIASENIVSRAVLEAQGSIMTNKYAEGYPGKRYYGGCQYVDIAENLAIERAKQLFGANFANVQPNSGSQMNQAVFLALLQPGDTFMGLDLNSGGHLTHGSPVNMSGKWFNVVSYGVRQDDHLLDMDDVERKAHEHKPKLILAGGTAYSRIWDWKRFREIADSVGAYLMVDMAHIAGLVAGGVHPSPVPHAHVVTTTTHKSLRGPRGGLILSNDEDIAKKVNSAVFPGLQGGPLMHVIAAKAVALKEALQPEFKAYARQVVDNARALAETLKAQGLDVVSGGTDNHLMLVDLRPKNATGKRAEAALGRAYITTNKNGIPFDPEKPFVTSGIRLGTPAGTTRGFGVAEFQEIGALIVEVLDGLRQANEDDGNAAVEAAVRDKVKALTDRFPIYS; this is translated from the coding sequence ATGAGCGCCGCCCAATCTTCCTCGATCTTTCCGAAGTTCTTCTCGAACACCCTGGCCGAGACCGATGCCGAGATCGCCGAAGCCATCGGCCTCGAACTCGGTCGTCAGCAGCACGAGATCGAGCTGATCGCCTCCGAAAACATCGTCTCGCGTGCCGTACTCGAGGCGCAGGGCTCGATCATGACCAACAAATATGCGGAAGGATATCCGGGCAAGCGCTATTACGGCGGCTGCCAATATGTCGATATCGCCGAGAATCTCGCTATCGAACGGGCCAAGCAGCTCTTTGGCGCCAACTTCGCCAATGTGCAGCCCAATTCCGGTTCGCAGATGAACCAGGCGGTTTTTCTCGCCCTGCTGCAGCCCGGCGATACCTTTATGGGGCTCGACCTGAATTCGGGTGGTCACCTCACCCACGGTTCGCCGGTCAACATGTCGGGCAAGTGGTTCAATGTGGTCTCCTATGGTGTCCGCCAGGACGATCACCTGCTCGATATGGACGACGTTGAGCGTAAGGCGCATGAACACAAGCCCAAGCTGATCCTCGCCGGCGGCACCGCCTATTCCCGCATCTGGGACTGGAAGCGCTTCCGCGAGATCGCCGATAGCGTTGGCGCCTATCTCATGGTCGATATGGCCCACATTGCCGGGCTGGTTGCCGGCGGCGTGCATCCTTCGCCGGTCCCGCACGCTCATGTCGTTACCACAACGACCCATAAATCCCTGCGCGGTCCCCGCGGCGGCCTCATTCTCAGCAATGACGAGGACATCGCCAAAAAGGTGAATTCGGCCGTTTTCCCGGGGCTGCAGGGTGGTCCGCTCATGCACGTCATTGCCGCCAAGGCAGTGGCCCTGAAGGAGGCATTGCAGCCCGAATTCAAGGCTTATGCACGGCAGGTTGTCGACAATGCCCGGGCGCTGGCCGAAACCCTCAAGGCCCAGGGCCTTGATGTGGTATCCGGTGGCACCGACAACCATTTGATGCTGGTCGACCTGCGGCCCAAAAACGCCACGGGCAAACGCGCCGAGGCGGCTCTGGGTCGCGCCTATATCACCACCAACAAGAACGGCATTCCCTTCGATCCGGAAAAGCCGTTTGTCACGTCCGGCATTCGTTTGGGCACTCCTGCCGGCACCACGCGTGGTTTCGGCGTGGCGGAATTCCAGGAGATCGGCGCGCTGATCGTGGAAGTTCTCGATGGGCTGCGGCAGGCCAATGAGGACGATGGCAACGCGGCGGTGGAAGCCGCTGTGCGCGACAAGGTGAAAGCACTCACCGATCGTTTCCCCATTTACAGCTAA
- the nrdR gene encoding transcriptional regulator NrdR → MRCPYCGNDDTQVKDSRPTEDSGAIRRRRVCNGCGGRFTTFERVQLRDLTVVKKTGRKVPFDREKLARSVNTALRKRSVEPEKVERMISGIVRQLESLGDVEVTSDQIGEYVMEGLKGLDDVAFVRFASVYKNFSAANDFRSFLADLAENDTALPEDDD, encoded by the coding sequence ATGCGCTGCCCCTATTGTGGCAATGACGATACCCAGGTGAAGGATAGCCGCCCGACCGAGGATTCGGGCGCTATTCGGCGCCGTCGCGTCTGCAACGGCTGTGGCGGTCGCTTCACCACCTTCGAACGGGTCCAGCTTCGCGATCTCACCGTCGTGAAAAAGACGGGCCGCAAAGTGCCGTTCGACCGCGAAAAGCTCGCCCGCTCGGTCAATACCGCCCTGCGCAAGCGCTCGGTCGAACCCGAAAAGGTCGAGCGCATGATCTCGGGCATCGTCCGCCAGCTCGAAAGCCTGGGCGATGTTGAGGTCACCTCCGACCAGATCGGCGAATATGTCATGGAAGGTCTCAAGGGCCTCGATGACGTGGCCTTTGTTCGATTTGCTAGCGTTTACAAGAACTTCTCGGCCGCGAACGACTTCCGGTCATTCCTCGCGGACCTGGCCGAGAACGACACCGCACTGCCAGAGGACGACGACTGA